In Juglans microcarpa x Juglans regia isolate MS1-56 chromosome 4S, Jm3101_v1.0, whole genome shotgun sequence, a single window of DNA contains:
- the LOC121262187 gene encoding serine/threonine-protein phosphatase 6 regulatory ankyrin repeat subunit C-like → MEFSFIEGSSAPNQEIAKILFEMAMNKKWGGVVEKLTENPFLLMTRVTKTNDTVLHLAVSEGQEKTVQEMIKIISRDLPNFESLQLRNNRGNTALHLAVVVGNVAMRKSIASVPSSLIGERNNEGESPLFTAVLFGKKQVFQCLYDLCWSNGERHGCSKNPRTGDTILHYAISEDHFGE, encoded by the coding sequence ATGGAATTTTCCTTCATCGAAGGTTCCAGTGCTCCAAATCAAGAAATTGCGAAGATTTTGTTCGAAATGGCCATGAATAAGAAATGGGGTGGTGTCGTTGAGAAACTTACGGAAAACCCATTTCTTCTAATGACCAGGGTCACCAAGACAAATGACACAGTATTACACCTAGCTGTCTCCGAAGGCCAAGAAAAGACGGTCCAAGAAATGATAAAGATCATTTCGCGGGATCTACCAAATTTCGAGTCTCTTCAACTTAGAAACAATCGAGGGAATACCGCTCTCCATCTTGCTGTAGTGGTGGGGAATGTGGCCATGCGTAAGTCCATAGCAAGTGTTCCTTCTTCATTAATCGGAGAACGTAACAATGAGGGAGAGTCTCCTCTTTTCACGGCAGTGCTCTTCGGTAAAAAACAAGTCTTCCAATGTCTTTACGATTTGTGTTGGTCCAATGGTGAGCGTCACGGTTGTTCCAAGAATCCGCGTACTGGTGACACGATTCTTCACTACGCCATTTCTGAAGACCATTTTGGtgagtaa
- the LOC121262188 gene encoding uncharacterized protein LOC121262188 translates to MEFSFIEGSSAPNQEIAKILFEMAMNKKWGGVVEKLTENPFLLMTRVTKTNDTVLHLAVSEGQEKTVQEMIKIISRDLPNFESLQLRNNRGNTALHLAVVVGNVAMCKSIASVRSSLIGERNNEGESPLFTAVLFGKKQVFQYLYDLCWSNDERHGCSKNPRTGDTILHYAISEDHFDLALRIIQLYGKVLANAVNKKGITPLHLLAEKPSAFPSGSLLHGFCKTIIYNCILIDEHEVEQNVDHPKEGKALDQYYPENYKTCIDFFLIFGGFVRSFVLLTERFLFSRVVLPVLAMIRGKVVRELRDEERPEKQPGDTELSARNGAWNQRFCLSMYGLFYKIFKLANRTIMIVLIALGIPMIRKIYEEKKKHKLSIVIMTKLLTSGKDDMYAYYCGAEDPLKRPDKFSTTLDPDKIDPDDQIDLDGMLGRDHSNIEDDNVRSKGRKGPETPILIAARNGISEIVEKLLEHFPIAIHDVNEKNKNAMLLAVQNRQPHVFQILLKKNILVKDSVLRVVDESNNNVAHLAAMRRNYRPWQIAGEALQMQYEIKWFDFVRGSNIPSSLLTHRNAENKTPEELFIEDHTQLVKEGGEWLVKTSKAYSLVAALIATVAFATSATVPGGVKDDIGIPTLENRTPFHFFAISSLIALFFSVTALVTFLSILTSRYKLRNFAMDLPIKLLMGLTTLFFSIAAMLISFCSGHLFVIDNKVKYVAYTVYVATCVPVTLFAVMQFPLYFDLIDSTFRKVPRRSYMASIH, encoded by the exons ATGGAATTTTCCTTCATCGAAGGTTCCAGTGCTCCAAATCAAGAAATTGCGAAGATTTTGTTCGAAATGGCCATGAATAAGAAATGGGGTGGTGTCGTTGAGAAACTTACGGAAAACCCATTTCTTCTAATGACCAGGGTCACCAAGACAAATGACACAGTATTACACCTAGCTGTCTCCGAAGGCCAAGAAAAGACGGTCCAAGAAATGATAAAGATCATTTCGCGGGATCTACCAAATTTCGAGTCTCTTCAACTTAGAAACAATCGAGGGAATACCGCTCTCCATCTTGCTGTAGTGGTGGGGAATGTGGCCATGTGTAAGTCCATAGCAAGTGTTCGTTCTTCATTAATCGGAGAACGTAACAATGAGGGAGAGTCTCCTCTTTTCACGGCAGTGCTCTTCGGTAAAAAACAAGTCTTCCAATATCTTTACGATTTGTGTTGGTCCAATGATGAGCGTCACGGTTGTTCCAAGAATCCGCGTACTGGTGACACGATTCTTCACTACGCCATTTCTGAAGACCATTTTG ATTTGGCATTGCGAATAATTCAGTTGTATGGGAAAGTACTTGCAAACGCTGTCAATAAGAAAGGAATCACACCTCTCCATCTACTAGCGGAGAAGCCTTCGGCTTTCCCAAGCGGGAGTCTACTTCATGGATTCTGCAAAACAATCATTTATAACT GTATACTTATTGATGAGCACGAAGTGGAACAAAATGTTGATCACCCGAAAGAAGGGAAGGCGCTGGATCAATATTATCCCGAGAACTACAAAACTTGCATCGACTTCTTTCTAATCTTTGGGGGTTTTGTTAGATCGTTTG TACTACTGACTGAACGTTTTTTGTTTTCTCGAGTAGTTCTGCCAGTACTCGCTATGATCAGAGGTAAGGTGGTTAGAGAACTAAGAGATGAAGAGAGGCCTGAAAAACAGCCCGGAGATACAG AACTAAGCGCTCGCAATGGAGCTTGGAACCAACGATTTTGTCTGTCCATGTATGGCCTTTTCTACAAAATCTTCAAGCTTGCAAACAGGACAATTATGATAGTTCTAATTGCACTAG GAATTCCCATGATAAGAAAGATctatgaggagaaaaagaagcaCAAGTTATCCATTGTGATCATGACAAAGCTTCTAACGAGTGGTAAAGATGATATGTACGCGTATTATTGCGGTGCGGAGGATCCATTAAAACGCCCAGATAAATTTAGTACCACTCTAGATCCGGACAAAATAGATCCGGACGATCAAATAGATCTGGACGGAATGTTGGGTCGAGATCACAGTAATATCGAAGATGACAACGTCAGATCAAAAG GTAGGAAGGGACCAGAGACTCCTATATTAATCGCTGCTCGAAATGGCATTTCCGAAATTGTGGAGAAACTTCTGGAACATTTTCCAATAGCCATACATGACGTGaatgaaaaaaacaagaatGCAATGTTGTTGGCGGTGCAGAACAGACAACCACATGTATTTCAAATcctgctaaaaaaaaatatactggTCAAAGACAGCGTGTTACGGGTGGTGGATgaaagtaataataatgtaGCTCATCTCGCGGCTATGCGTAGAAACTATAGGCCTTGGCAGATTGCCGGGGAAGCCTTGCAAATGCAATATGAAATCAAGTGGTTTGAC TTCGTGAGAGGGTCCAATATCCCCTCTAGTTTACTTACCCACCGCAACGCAGAGAACAAGACCCCTGAGGAACTATTCATCGAGGATCACACGCAGCTCGTCAAGGAAGGTGGTGAATGGTTAGTTAAAACCTCTAAAGCCTACTCCCTCGTCGCTGCACTCATAGCCACTGTGGCCTTTGCCACCTCCGCCACAGTTCCTGGAGGCGTCAAGGACGATATTGGCATTCCAACATTGGAAAACAGAACCCCATTCCACTTCTTTGCCATCTCATCACTCATCGCACTCTTCTTCTCGGTCACGGCTTTGGTCACTTTCCTCTCCATCTTAACATCAAGGTATAAACTAAGGAATTTCGCAATGGACTTGCCAATAAAGCTCTTGATGGGTTTAACGACCTTGTTCTTTTCCATAGCTGCGATGCTGATTTCCTTCTGCTCAGGACATCTCTTTGTGATAGACAATAAGGTAAAGTATGTGGCGTATACAGTGTATGTTGCAACCTGCGTTCCGGTTACTTTATTTGCGGTGATGCAGTTTCCGCTGTATTTTGATCTAATAGATTCTACCTTTAGGAAGGTGCCAAGACGTAGCTACATGGCGTCAATTCACTAA